In Anas acuta chromosome 6, bAnaAcu1.1, whole genome shotgun sequence, the following are encoded in one genomic region:
- the LSS gene encoding lanosterol synthase, translating into MAMADGGAVRRRGGPRRSAAATALPAWRLRCEGGRQRWRYLGDGGDGEGEGEPAGERREQTALEAHCLGLDTDELLRPLPPAGTAREAALNGMRFYAGLQAEDGHWAGDYGGPLFLLPGLLITCHTAKIQLPEGFQEEMVRYLRSVQLPDGGWGLHVEDKSTVFGTALNYVALRILGLGPDDPDIVRARVNLHSKGGAVGIPSWGKFWLAVLNVYSWEGMNTLLPEMWLLPTWFPAHPSRLWCHCRQVYLPMSYCYAKRLSAEEDELIRSLRQELYVQDYASIDWPAQRNNVAACDVYTPHSWLLEVAYAVMNLYEAHHSTYLRQRAIVELYDHIKADDRFTKCISIGPISKTINMLVRWFVDGKNSPAFQEHVSRIPDYLWLGLDGMKMQGTNGSQLWDTAFAVQAFLEAEAQKIPEFMSCLQNAYDFLRFTQIPENPPDYQKYYRHMNKGGFPFSTRDCGWIVADCTAEGLKSVMLLQEKCPFIAKLVPPERLFDAVNVLLSMRNSDGGFATYETKRGGHLLELLNPSEVFGDIMIDYTYVECTSAVMQALRHFQETYPEHRAPEIRNTLQKGLDFCRKKQRADGSWEGSWGVCFTYGTWFGLEAFACMQYKYCDGVACREVAQACQFLLSKQMTDGGWGEDFESCEQRRYVQSATSQIHNTCWALLGLMAVRYPDIDVLERGIQLLINKQLPNGDWPQENIAGVFNKSCAISYTAYCNVFPIWTLGRFCRLHPNSPLAEQLQSRPLAGAGKTVEAALSS; encoded by the exons ATGGCGATGGCGGACGGCGG GGCGGTGCGGAGACGCGGCGGCCCGCGGCGCTCGGCGGCAGCCACGGCGCTGCCCGCCTGGCGGCTGCGCTGCGAGGGCGGCCGGCAGCGGTGGCGCTACCTGGGCGACGGCGGCGACGGCGAGGGCGAGGGCGAGCCGGCCGGGGAGCGGCGGGAGCAGACGGCGCTGGAAGCGCACTGCCTCGGCCTGGACACG GACGAGCTGCTGCGTCCCTTGCCGCCGGCCGGCACGGCGCGGGAGGCGGCCCTCAACGGCATGCGCTTCTATGCCGGGCTGCAGGCCGAGGACGGGCACTGGGCCGGCGATTACGGCGGGCCGCTCTTCCTGCTGCCAG GGCTCCTCATCACCTGCCACACCGCCAAGATCCAGCTGCCGGAGGGGTTTCAGGAGGAGATGGTGCGCTACCTGCGCTCTGTGCAACTCCCGGACGGAGGCTGGGGCTT GCACGTGGAGGACAAATCAACAGTGTTTGGCACAGCACTCAACTATGTTGCCCTGAGGATCCTGgggcttggaccagatgaccctGACATTGTGCGGGCCCGTGTCAACCTGCACAGCAAAG GAGGTGCTGTGGGAATCCCTTCGTGGGGGAAGTTTTGGCTGGCTGTCTTGAACGTTTACAGCTGGGAGGGAATGAACACGCTTCTCCCAGAGATGTG GCTGCTCCCTACGTGGTTCCCAGCGCATCCATCCCGACTCTGGTGCCACTGCCGCCAGGTGTACCTCCCCATGAGCTACTGTTACGCCAAGCGCCTGTCAGCAGAAGAAGATGAACTCATACGGAGCTTGCGGCAG GAGCTGTATGTGCAAGACTACGCCAGCATCGACTGGCCAGCCCAGAGGAACAACGTGGCTGCCTGTGATGTCTACACCCCgcacagctggctgctggaggtcGCCTATG ctgtCATGAACCTGTATGAGGCCCACCACAGCACCTACCTACGGCAGCGAGCCATTGTGGAACTCTATGACCACATCAAAGCTGATGACAGATTCACCAAATGTATCAGCATCGGTCCA ATCTCTAAGACCATCAACATGCTGGTTCGCTGGTTTGTGGATGGGAAGAACTCCCCAGCTTTTCAGGAGCATGTTTCCAGGATCCCTGACTATCTCTG GCTGGGCCTTGATGGCATGAAGATGCAG GGTACAAATGGATCCCAGCTGTGGGATACTGCCTTTGCTGTCCAAGCCTTCCTGGAG GCGGAAGCCCAGAAGATACCTGAATTCATGTCCTGCCTTCAGAATGCCTATGACTTTCTCAGGTTCACCCAG ATTCCAGAGAACCCACCTGACTACCAGAAATATTACCGCCATATGAACAAG GGTGGCTTCCCCTTCAGCACGCGGGACTGTGGCTGGATTGTGGCAGATTgcacagcagaggggctgaAGTCAGTtatgctgctgcaggagaagtGCCCCTTCATAGCCAAACTTGTTCCCCCTGAGCGCCTCTTTGATGCTGTCAATGTG TTGCTGAGCATGAGGAACTCAGATGGAGGCTTTGCCACATACGAAACCAAGCGAGGAGGTCACTTGCTGGAGTTGCTGAACCCCTCAGAGGTGTTTG GTGACATCATGATCGACTACACCTACGTGGAATGCACCTCGGCTGTCATGCAGGCACTGAGACACTTCCAAGAGACATACCCTGAGCACAGAGCTCCAGAGATCag AAACACTCTACAGAAGGGCCTGGACTTCTGTCGCAAGAAACAACGAGCTGATGGGTCATGGGAAGG GAGCTGGGGAGTTTGCTTCACGTATGGCACCTGGTTTGGTCTGGAGGCATTTGCCTGTATGCAGTACAAATACTGTGATGG GGTGGCATGCAGAGAAGTGGCCCAGGCCTGCCAGTTCCTGCTCTCCAAGCAGATGACAGATGGTGGGTGGGGAGAGGACTTCGAGTCATGTGAGCAACGCAGATATGTGCAGAGTGCCACATCACAGATCCACAACACGTGTtgggccctgctggggctcaTGGCTGTCAG GTACCCTGACATTGACGTGCTGGAAAGGGGCATCCAACTGCTGATCAATAAGCAGCTGCCCAACGGCGACTGGCCTCAG GAGAACATTGCTGGGGTGTTCAACAAGTCATGTGCCATCAGTTACACCGCCTACTGCAATGTCTTCCCCATTTGGACACTTGGGCGTTTCTGCCGGCTGCATCCCAACAGCCCTCTCGCTGAGCAGCTGCAATCCAGACCCTTGGCTGGGGCCGGGAAGACTGTGGAAGCAGCCTTGTCCTCTTGA